In the Pyrolobus fumarii 1A genome, one interval contains:
- the ilvB gene encoding biosynthetic-type acetolactate synthase large subunit → MVDQVAKTLREMGATDVFGVTGGSIMAFYDAMEVVGGFNIYMFRHEQGAAHAADAYGRVKKRPAIVAVTSGPGATNIVTGVANAYMDSSPALFITGQVPTTVFGRDAFQETDMVGVVAPITKFVYQIRRPEEAVPAIKTAYKLAIMGRPGPTLVDFPRDVQLRRCDCTSDGLLPLNYEKFKAPDPDPRLIEEAARLLLSARRPVILVGGGVYWSGAWPEVIEIAERLWAPIVTTLTGKNSVPADHPLVMGPAGMHGRAEADAALANADVILAVGTRFSDRTVGRFEPELKEKKIIHIDIDPSEIGKNVKPAVGIVADAKKALRMLIEKLPEVARRDTKFVDWLLYIRRRYEDAMEKLAERMKPFAPWKVLKLLRRIVPRDTITATGVGSHQMWSEIHWDVYIPGTWLTSAGLGTMGFCVPAAIGAKIAAPERTVLCIDGDGSFQMTMNNLALVRDYNLPAIFVIFDNRALMLVKQWQIFLYERRIVATHFTERPDFVKVAEAYDIEGVRPADYQELEKWVRWAVRNNEPLVVDIMIDREMDIVYPWVKPGEWLTNALLPPGMEDVSLVYEE, encoded by the coding sequence GTGGTAGATCAGGTGGCAAAGACCCTACGCGAGATGGGAGCCACTGATGTCTTCGGCGTCACCGGCGGCAGCATAATGGCGTTCTATGACGCAATGGAGGTTGTAGGAGGCTTCAACATATACATGTTCCGTCACGAGCAGGGCGCCGCACATGCCGCCGACGCTTATGGCAGGGTGAAGAAGAGGCCAGCCATCGTGGCTGTCACCTCGGGTCCCGGCGCGACGAACATAGTCACGGGCGTCGCCAACGCGTATATGGATTCGTCGCCTGCCCTCTTCATAACAGGGCAGGTACCGACAACGGTCTTCGGGCGTGACGCGTTCCAAGAGACCGACATGGTTGGCGTTGTGGCACCGATAACCAAGTTCGTATACCAGATTAGGCGTCCAGAAGAAGCGGTTCCCGCCATAAAGACCGCTTATAAGCTAGCAATCATGGGTAGGCCGGGCCCCACTCTAGTCGACTTCCCGAGAGACGTGCAGCTAAGGCGTTGCGACTGTACTAGCGACGGCCTTCTTCCACTGAACTATGAGAAGTTCAAGGCTCCTGATCCAGACCCAAGGCTCATTGAGGAAGCTGCAAGGCTCCTACTGTCAGCTAGGCGCCCTGTGATACTCGTAGGGGGAGGAGTCTACTGGAGCGGTGCGTGGCCCGAAGTAATCGAGATTGCAGAGAGACTATGGGCTCCGATAGTCACGACACTAACCGGGAAGAACAGCGTCCCTGCAGATCACCCGCTAGTAATGGGTCCGGCAGGCATGCATGGTAGGGCGGAGGCCGATGCAGCACTAGCCAATGCCGATGTGATACTTGCGGTAGGCACCAGGTTCTCTGACAGGACTGTGGGCAGGTTCGAACCAGAGCTGAAAGAGAAAAAGATAATCCACATTGACATCGATCCAAGCGAGATAGGGAAGAACGTCAAGCCTGCAGTCGGCATAGTAGCTGATGCGAAGAAGGCTCTCCGGATGCTCATTGAGAAGCTCCCTGAGGTCGCTAGGAGAGACACGAAGTTCGTAGATTGGCTCCTATACATCAGGAGAAGGTATGAGGATGCTATGGAGAAGCTAGCTGAGAGGATGAAGCCCTTCGCGCCCTGGAAAGTCCTAAAGCTGCTACGGCGTATAGTGCCTCGTGACACGATAACAGCCACGGGTGTTGGTAGCCACCAGATGTGGTCAGAGATACACTGGGACGTCTACATACCAGGCACGTGGTTAACTTCAGCCGGTTTAGGTACGATGGGCTTCTGTGTCCCAGCTGCAATTGGTGCCAAGATAGCTGCGCCGGAGCGTACGGTGCTGTGCATAGACGGTGATGGGAGCTTCCAGATGACAATGAATAACCTTGCTCTTGTCCGTGACTATAATCTGCCAGCGATATTCGTGATATTCGATAACCGTGCATTAATGCTAGTCAAGCAGTGGCAGATCTTCCTCTACGAGAGGAGAATCGTTGCAACGCACTTCACGGAAAGACCCGACTTCGTGAAAGTAGCCGAGGCTTACGACATTGAGGGTGTGAGGCCAGCAGATTACCAGGAGCTCGAGAAGTGGGTAAGATGGGCCGTACGAAACAATGAGCCGCTGGTAGTGGACATAATGATAGACCGCGAGATGGATATTGTTTATCCGTGGGTGAAGCCCGGCGAGTGGCTCACAAACGCTCTTCTTCCACCTGGAATGGAGGACGTGAGCCTCGTGTATGAGGAGTGA
- the pcn gene encoding proliferating cell nuclear antigen (pcna): MRARIAYPDAKSFQSMLETLSKIVDEAVMTVSQEGVRIRALDPAHVAMIEIMLPPDTFLEYEVEEEAKIGFNVVNIAKIVKRGKKGDKVEIEATDDRVTWTIAGAAIKRYKLLNLDIAEPEIPEAQFEFKARIALIVDAFKNALRDAETVGDTVELEADEEKLLIRGRGTAVAETEITRDKPAVIDFQVDEPSKAAYSIDYLKHVLALTKVADTVSIEFSTDSPLRLQFSLPAGGRVNYLLAPKAA; the protein is encoded by the coding sequence GTGAGGGCGAGGATAGCATACCCGGATGCCAAGTCCTTCCAGAGTATGCTCGAGACGCTATCCAAGATAGTCGATGAAGCGGTAATGACTGTCAGCCAGGAGGGGGTTAGGATAAGGGCTTTGGACCCTGCACACGTCGCGATGATAGAGATAATGCTGCCACCGGACACATTCCTCGAGTACGAGGTGGAGGAGGAAGCAAAGATAGGCTTCAACGTCGTGAACATAGCGAAGATCGTCAAGAGGGGAAAGAAGGGCGATAAGGTAGAGATAGAGGCGACTGATGACCGCGTGACATGGACAATAGCGGGCGCAGCCATTAAGAGATACAAGCTACTCAACCTTGACATAGCCGAGCCCGAGATACCAGAGGCGCAGTTCGAGTTCAAGGCCAGAATAGCACTCATAGTTGACGCGTTCAAGAACGCTCTTAGAGATGCAGAGACAGTCGGCGACACTGTTGAGCTTGAGGCCGACGAGGAGAAGCTGCTGATCCGTGGTCGTGGCACTGCCGTAGCCGAGACAGAGATAACGAGAGATAAGCCCGCAGTTATCGACTTCCAGGTTGACGAGCCATCTAAGGCGGCTTACAGCATTGATTACCTTAAGCACGTCTTGGCGCTAACAAAGGTCGCGGATACTGTAAGCATCGAGTTCTCAACGGACTCACCACTACGCCTCCAGTTCTCGCTACCTGCAGGCGGCCGCGTGAATTACCTCTTAGCCCCTAAGGCGGCCTAG
- a CDS encoding polyprenyl synthetase family protein, with translation MTCEKRLLELWRRAKRLLDERLSEVVERLPETEAIDVARYIVAGGKRLRGFTTLLVAEGLGGSWEDAVEAAVAVELVHSASLAIDDVIDGDVTRRGGPAAWLKFGPGRAVMVANLLISYAQKMLLERYGFRAVERSVIAWFDISRGEVRDAYMEEGGEYTEIVRLKTGSLFRLAAELGAVAARAPQSVMRRIGEYGELMGIAYQLADDVVDYLRGERGASISRLLAWLGYPHDVLSTVIAKLREILATIDGIVRDMVAGTFAPLLSSLPRFVVKAMFSEAGVSRLVL, from the coding sequence GTGACGTGTGAAAAGAGACTCCTGGAGCTGTGGAGGAGAGCCAAGAGGCTGCTAGACGAGAGGCTCAGCGAGGTAGTGGAGCGGCTGCCGGAAACGGAGGCCATAGACGTGGCTAGGTATATCGTTGCTGGTGGGAAGAGGCTGCGAGGCTTCACCACTCTTCTCGTTGCCGAGGGTCTCGGAGGTAGCTGGGAGGACGCTGTAGAGGCTGCTGTTGCTGTCGAACTCGTGCACTCGGCTAGCCTCGCAATAGACGATGTGATAGACGGCGATGTAACGAGGAGAGGTGGGCCAGCCGCATGGCTCAAGTTCGGTCCAGGCCGTGCTGTTATGGTAGCCAACCTCCTGATATCATATGCTCAGAAAATGCTCCTGGAGAGGTATGGTTTCCGTGCAGTCGAGAGGAGCGTCATAGCATGGTTTGACATCTCGAGGGGTGAGGTTAGAGACGCGTATATGGAGGAAGGCGGCGAGTATACTGAGATAGTGAGGTTGAAGACCGGCAGTCTCTTCCGTCTAGCAGCTGAGCTAGGCGCGGTAGCAGCTAGAGCTCCACAGAGTGTAATGCGGCGTATCGGCGAGTATGGAGAGCTGATGGGGATAGCCTACCAGTTGGCTGACGACGTTGTCGACTATCTGCGTGGCGAGAGGGGAGCTAGCATATCGAGGCTGTTAGCCTGGCTAGGTTACCCGCACGATGTACTCTCCACCGTGATTGCTAAACTCCGCGAGATACTCGCAACGATAGATGGGATTGTGAGGGATATGGTTGCAGGTACTTTTGCGCCCCTATTGTCAAGCCTTCCACGCTTCGTAGTAAAAGCGATGTTCTCCGAGGCTGGTGTCTCTAGGCTGGTGCTCTAG
- a CDS encoding ACT domain-containing protein — MELARYVLRVSVFGGMDGLMRIVNILRRGKVRYRNLKAEFDGTKVEIRICLEGVNDEVRWIASKLERLPETYVVKVEPTPEELREVEAATTPG, encoded by the coding sequence ATGGAGCTCGCGAGGTACGTGCTAAGAGTGTCTGTCTTCGGCGGGATGGATGGGCTAATGAGAATAGTCAACATACTAAGGAGAGGCAAGGTGAGATATCGCAACCTAAAAGCGGAGTTTGACGGGACAAAGGTCGAGATAAGGATATGCCTTGAGGGTGTGAACGACGAGGTCAGATGGATAGCCTCGAAGCTAGAAAGGTTACCAGAGACGTATGTCGTGAAGGTTGAGCCTACACCAGAGGAGCTTAGAGAGGTCGAGGCGGCTACAACACCAGGGTAG